The following is a genomic window from Candidatus Moraniibacteriota bacterium.
CGCCCTTTTCATCCGTCTTCTTGATAATATGCCACCCGAAAGATGTTTCAACGAGATCCGGACACACAGTTCCGACCTTGAAATCCGAATTGAAAAGCACGTCGTCGAACTCCTTCACAAACTGTCCCTTCTTCACAAAATCCAAATCGCCGCCCTTATCAGCGGATCCGGGATCCTTACTCTCCGTTTTCGCCAGTTCGGCAAAGTCAGCTCCTTTCTTGATGCGCTCGAACACCTCTTCCGCCTGTTTCTTTGATAATTCATTCAAGACATCGAGTTGCTTCTGCACTGCTTCGGAGTTATCCTCTTGAAATTCAAGATAGGGCGTTTCTTTGAGCATCTTTTTCGCCTCGTCCACATCCTTCACTCCGGGCAATTCCACGATAATCCGATCCTCGCTGCCCGAACGCGAGAGCTGTACCAAAGGCTCTCCCACGCCGAATGCGTTTACGCGCCGCTCTATCACGGCAAGCGCCGCCTGGAGCGCGTCATTGCGCTTTTCCTCAGGAATCTGCGACGTATCCACGGCGTACTCAAGGTGAATACCGCCCTGCAAATCGAGCCCGAGATTCACGCGCAACCCCAAGACCGCCGACCCGAGCCACGGCACGCGCGACACCGAACGAGGATACGCCAGTATCCCCGCGAAAACTGTGAGAAAAACAACTCCCAGCAACCGAAGCCGAAGTGCACGTCGTCTGTTCATAATACGCTCAGTATACGAACTTCCTCGCCTCCTCGCAACTCTTGACGTTTCCACAAGTATATGAAAAGGCGGATCACATCTCTGCAACCCGCCTATACTTTATCGTTTTTAACCCCCTCCTTGATCAGAGCGAGCTATGTCCCACCCCAGCCAAGGAATATCTTCCCGGCGAGACTAATGAAAATGCATACAAATCCAATGACTGCAAGGACGGCCAGTATCTCAACCGGCCGCTCCCTAAGAATTCGTAAGATTTCCATGCAACCACTAGCCAGCCGACCAAGGGAGAGTACTTTCCAAAAATTCTTCAGATATTTCACTGTGGTTGCCTCGTCTCGTAGGAAGCATAGGATCGATCCTGACACCTTCTGTAAGCATCAGGAGGATATTGTTCTGACCATTGCCAACACTTGAAAGCCGTTGGTCGACTATCCATTCGGACAGAGGACAGCTGTTCATTCGGCACAGCGGAACGAAAGAACATATGCCCAACCAGTGCCAAAGCAATGATGAGGCAAAAAGTAACACTGATGGCTCCACCTGCCGTGAACCGGTGTTGAAGATATGACTTCATTTCCGTGACTTCCCGGGGCGAGCAGGACGGGACACTTTGCTCGTGGCAATCCTCCGATCCTTCTTTGCCATACGCACCCGCAATTTCACGAGCTGCTTCTGCTTGGCAAAAGCAAACCCCAATTCTTGGCATCTGCCATATCTGTCCAGTGTCGCGTGACTCTTGATAAGCGAGACACATTGAGGAAACGCTTTTGAAAATTTGAGCTGGAATCTCTGGTCATCGGAAAGACCGGCAATGATGTAATCGGTGAGACACTGCCGATAATCCTTATTAACTCCGTGGATCCGATATGTCGGCTCGCACTGTTCGAGCGGCGTCATGCTCGATTGGGGATTGCCAGCAACTATTGGCGCTGTGCCATTCCCCTGAAATATCCCAGGTCCGGCACATCCGGACAGAACCAACAAGACGCCCAACGCGACAAGTAACCTAGTCCTAGTTTTCATTTTTAATGTACCTCCAAACACGACCGAAACTGGTCGTATTCTTTCTACCACGATTTTCAAACAAAGTCAAGTCATTTTGACAAAATAGACTGTGCCGATCGGAGAAGACTCTTGGCATTGTCGAATGTCGCCCGCTCAACCGCCCGATCAAATGACAGCCAGACACTATCGAGATGCTCTTCGGACAGACGAACCGGCGGCGCTTCCGGCACACTTTCCGCCAAGAAAAAATGCACCGTTTTAAAGATAAGAAGCGCACGACCCTCCTTCCGGCGGCGCTCCCGTTCTGTCCCTTTCGCCGTATAGAAAAAATGTATCCTTCGGTGAAAACCCGGTACAAGCCGCAAATTCGTGAGACCTGCTTCCTCTTCCGTTTCCCGGCGCGCCGCCATTTCCAATGTCTCACCCACTTCCACATGCCCCTTGGGAAAGTCCCAGTGCCGATGGCGATACTGCAGAAGCAAAAACCGCCGCATCCCGTCCGGCTCACGTCGAAACACCACCGCTCCCGCCGATACCTCATAGGAAATCGGGAGACCAAACAAACGATCTATCCCCGGTTTGTTATTAAAAAATTTCATGATAATTTTGTCAAAGCTATGTATGCATAGCTATATTCATCCCTAACCACAGTACAAATAATGCGCACAGAAAAGAAACTGCGAGTGAGAACACTATTCTAGTCTTTATTGAGCTAAAGAGAAATACACTGAAAAGACCAGCGGCAAAAAAGGTGAGAATAAACCTACTTGCCGAATGAGCAGCAATTACTACCAAAGTATAGATCGGTCGAGAATGGTCAAGTTGCACCACATTATCTACGATGTTGACTCCTGTCCAAGCAACAAAACCGCCCTCCGTGATACACCAATAGATTGCAACAAAAAACAGTGGCCATCCAATTAAGTGGGTTAGCGCTCTCTCAATTCTACTACTGAGCTCCAACATAGGGTCATAGGGTTACGTAAAATACACATTCATATTTAGACATGTGAAAAAATACCACTTATACGCTCTCGGACAGCCAGAGCAGCAAGCTTCGCCAGAACATGATGTTCACCAAACCGATCGACATGAGCCGTTCCAGCACAAGCACCATCCCGCCACACGGAGAAAGACTCACCGGTCGGTACGCGCCCGACTTCCCTTGCCTGCCATTCGGAACCGTCTGAAAATCCAAACGATGTCCGACTTCCCGGAAACGCTTTCGAAATTTCCCGGAACCTCTCTGAATCGCCGTTAAATATCAAGACTCCGCTCGGCTTCATACTCCGCACCAAAAGCCGATACTCTTTTGCCAGTGCATCGACACCCGGAAACCGTTCAACATATCGGCTCGTCATATCTGTGAGAACGACAACATCCGGATGGACAATCGAGAGAAGATACCGCATATCCCCACGATCCGACACGCCGAATTCCAAGACAATCACCCGGGGAAAAGAAGACCGAAACACCGCATGAATCGACTGCCACAAAATGGGTAGCCACGCCCGATAGTCGCCATACCCGCTTGAGAGCCCGAGAATGGAAAGCGGCATACCGATATCGGTATTGAAATTCCGCGGCGTCACCCGCACCGAGCATGATTCCTTCTCCAGTATCGCCAATATCTCATCCTTGACAAACGATTTGTTCGTCGAACCGGCGATGGCGATCACCAAAGGACGGTGAAGTGCAAGCGCAAGCTTCGCCATACATTTAAGAAAGTATCGGAGAAACAATTTCAGAATCCACCGCATAGAGAACTCTTGAAGAGACAAGGAATCGCTAACACAGATACAAAGACACTCTAAGGACGACGCTTTCGACAATATGCTTCGATTCGATCGAATGCGTGATTGATTTCTTCTTCCGTCTTGCCGAAGCTGAATCGGATGTGTCCCTCGCCGTTCTGCCCGAAGGCGACGCCCGGCACAGTTACCACTTGTGCCGACGAAAGCAATCCAAGCGACGCGCGCCACGAGAGGCTTCCCGGAAATTCATCGTTTTCATCAAACATCTCCGGCTGCAAAATTTTCGGAAAGACATAGTAGGCGCTTGTCGGTTTCCGGTAACGGAAAAATTCCGAGAGCCAGTCAAGACGGGAACATATGAGATCGCGGCGCGCCCGATACTCTACATTGAACCGTTCCACATCCTCATCCGCCGTCTCGAGCGCGCCCATCGCCGCATACTGCGATATCACTGGCGCGCACGTAACCAACGAATCGTGCACTTTGAGAATTTCCGCAACAACCGATCGGTCACTATGAAGATAGCCGATCCGCCACCCGGTCATCGCATACGTTTTGGAAAAACTGAAAAGCCGAATCACCCTCGATCGCAGCTCGGGAATTTCCGCAAGACTGAACAGTTTTTCCGTACGGTCAAAAACAAGATCTTTGTACACTTCATCGGAGATAAGAAAGAGGTTGTGCTTCTCCGCAAGCGCCGCCAGTCCGAGAAGCTGCTCCTTCGTATACGTCGTACCGGTCGGATTGTTCGGATTGCAATAGAAGATCGCTTTTGTCTTCGGCGTAATCGCCCGCTCATATTTCTCCAAATCAAACGCCCAGCCGTGCTCCTCATCAAGCGGAACGAAAACCGGCACGCACCCGGCAAGCATGATCACTTCCCGATAGGAGGTATAGGTCGGTTCCGGAATAATCACTTCGTCCCCCGGATTGGTAATCGCCAAGATCGTCGCCGTAATGCCCTCGATAGATCCTGCCGTCACCACTATTTCTTTCTGCCAATCATAGAACATATTCTCGCGAGCCAAACAGACTTCAATAAGCTCGCGCAATTCCGGCAAACCCGGCGAGAGCGAATAGCGCGCCACCACTCCATCGCGAAGCGCTCGCTCTACGCGGCGTTTGATGCACGACGGCGTATCAAAACTCGGCACGCCCTGCGCAAGCGAGATCGCATCCGGAAACTTCGAAGCCTGAAGCTCCATCTGCTTGATCACTGAAAGCCGAAGATTTCGAGTTCGCTCAAACACAAGCGTATCCACATCCGTTTATTCCCCGCGTATCGCCCGAATCGGATCTATCTTTGACGCCTTCCACGCCGGATACGTCCCAAAGACTATTCCCGACAGAAAAGCAAACGCCACCGCAAACAGAACATTGTATATCGAAAACACAAAGGCAATCGAAAATCCAAGTGCTGCAATCGCCGAGAAAGCGAAGAAAATAATCACAAACGAAAGTGCGATCCCGATCGTCCCGCCGACAATCGCCACCAGAATCGCCTCCACCAAAAACTGCCGCAAGATATCCCGCGGCCGCGCGCCCACCGCCTTGCGAAGCCCGATCTCCGGCGTCCGTTCGGCAACTGACACGAACATCACATTCATAATGCCCACTCCGCCCACAACGAGCGAGATAGACGCGAGCGCCACCAAAAGAATTTGCA
Proteins encoded in this region:
- a CDS encoding NUDIX domain-containing protein, whose amino-acid sequence is MSYEVSAGAVVFRREPDGMRRFLLLQYRHRHWDFPKGHVEVGETLEMAARRETEEEAGLTNLRLVPGFHRRIHFFYTAKGTERERRRKEGRALLIFKTVHFFLAESVPEAPPVRLSEEHLDSVWLSFDRAVERATFDNAKSLLRSAQSILSK
- a CDS encoding pyridoxal phosphate-dependent aminotransferase, with the translated sequence MDTLVFERTRNLRLSVIKQMELQASKFPDAISLAQGVPSFDTPSCIKRRVERALRDGVVARYSLSPGLPELRELIEVCLARENMFYDWQKEIVVTAGSIEGITATILAITNPGDEVIIPEPTYTSYREVIMLAGCVPVFVPLDEEHGWAFDLEKYERAITPKTKAIFYCNPNNPTGTTYTKEQLLGLAALAEKHNLFLISDEVYKDLVFDRTEKLFSLAEIPELRSRVIRLFSFSKTYAMTGWRIGYLHSDRSVVAEILKVHDSLVTCAPVISQYAAMGALETADEDVERFNVEYRARRDLICSRLDWLSEFFRYRKPTSAYYVFPKILQPEMFDENDEFPGSLSWRASLGLLSSAQVVTVPGVAFGQNGEGHIRFSFGKTEEEINHAFDRIEAYCRKRRP